A DNA window from Aquarana catesbeiana isolate 2022-GZ linkage group LG01, ASM4218655v1, whole genome shotgun sequence contains the following coding sequences:
- the LRPAP1 gene encoding alpha-2-macroglobulin receptor-associated protein, producing the protein MSSAVCRWLLLCSVSVLGARAGGGGRYSREKNENRPEGVEFRIQKLNQVWEKAQRLQLSSVKLAELHSDLKIQEKDELNWKKLKAEGLDDDGEKEAKLRRSLNVILAKYGLDGKKQTQTEDNNYIKDGTENDVLNDPRLEKLWNKAKSSGKFSEEELDNLWREFLHHKEKTNEYNILMDTVTRTEEVHKNVINPDEHELKTDFLHSKHADLKEKLHSINQGFERLRKLSHEGYAGGRDFTEPRVNDLWDMAQTANFSDTELESFKDELKHFETKVEKHQHYQKQLEISHEKLKHVVETGDKEHIKKSKEKHNALTEKIKEMGYKVKKHLQDLSSRISKNGLSHNEL; encoded by the exons ATGAGCTCCGCTGTGTGCCGCTGGCTGTTGCTGTGCTCCGTGTCGGTGCTGGGGGCCCGGGCGGGCGGAGGAGGGAGATATTCCCGGGAGAAGAATGAGAACCGGCCGGAGGGGGTGGAGTTCCGCATACAGAAGCTCAACCAGGTCTGGGAGAAGGCGCAGCGG CTCCAGCTTTCTTCTGTAAAACTAGCAGAACTCCACAGTGATCTGAAAATACAAGAGAAGGATGAACTGAACTGGAAAAAGCTAAAGGCTGAAGGACTAGATGATGATGGAGAAAAAGAAGCCAAACTCAGGCGATCCCTCAATG TTATCTTGGCCAAGTATGGACTGGATGGCAAAAAACAGACACAAACTGAAGACAATAACTATATTAAAGATGGCACAGAAAATGATGTGCTAAATGATCCCCGTTTGGAGAAGCTGTGGAACAAG GCAAAGAGCTCTGGGAAATTCTCAGAGGAAGAGTTGGATAATCTGTGGCGGGAGTTTCTCCATCACAAAGAGAAGACCAATGAATACAACATTCTAATGGACACAGTCACCAGGACTGAAG AGGTCCACAAAAATGTTATCAACCCAGATGAACATGAGCTGAAAACAGACTTCTTGCACAGCAAACATGCAGATCTTAAAGAGAAACTCCACAGCATCAACCAAGGATTTGAGCGTTTACGGAAACTGAGCCATGAAGGATATGCTGGTGGAAGAG ATTTTACAGAGCCACGTGTCAATGATTTATGGGATATGGCACAGACCGCCAATTTTTCTGATACTGAATTAGAATCCTTTAAG GATGAACTGAAACACTTTGAAACCAAAGTTGAAAAACATCAGCATTACCAGAAGCAGCTTGAAATCTCCCATGAAAAGCTGAAACATGTTGTAGAAACTGGCGACAAGGAACACATCAAGAAGAGCAAAGAGAAGCATAATGCCCTCACGGAAAAGATAAAGGAGATGGGCTACAAG GTTAAAAAACATCTTCAGGACTTGAGCAGCCGCATCTCCAAGAATGGCCTCTCACACAATGAACTCTGA